The DNA window GGAATTCGTCGGCCTGTTCGGCGCTCCTCGACGGCCTGCTGACAGCATCACGCAGCGGCATCGAGACCTGGCGGCCAGCGCGCAAGTGGTGCTGGAAGACACGCTGTTGCATGTGGGGCGGCATTTGCGGTCGCTGACGCGATCGGACTCGCTCTGCCTGGCTGGTGGCGTCGCGTATAACTGCGTGGCGAACAGTCGTCTTCGGGCCGAGTTGGGATTTCGCGAAGTCTATGTGCCGCCGGCAGCGGGAGATTCCGGCGCGGCGCTCGGGGCCGCCCTGTGGTGGTCGGTCAGACGCGGCCGGATGACGGGAAGGCCGGTGCTGCCCGATGCCTATCTGGGGCCGCACTTTGACGAGGCTGCCTGTCGAGCGGCGTTGCTGAATGCCGGACTCACTGCCCAGCGGCTGACAGATGGGCAACGGTCTGAGCGGATTGCCGAGGAACTGGCGCTCGGCCGGTTGGTGTTCTGGTACCAGGGGCGGATGGAATGGGGACCGCGCGCGCTGGGGAATCGCAGCCTGCTGGCCGACCCCCGGCGGGAAGACATGCGCGAGTTGATCAATAGCAAGGTGAAATGCCGAGAGGCCTTTCGCCCCTTTGCCCCCTCGGTCCTGGCTGAGCGGGCGCAGGAGTTTTTCGATCTGCCGGCCCCTTCACCGTTTATGCAGTTCACGGTGCAGGTCAAGTCTTCAGCCAAAGGCCTCCTTCCCGCCGTGACGCATGTTGATGGCACGGCCCGGGTGCACACGGTGACGCGTGAGGCCAATCCCCTGTTTTACGATCTGCTGGCCGCGTTCGGGCGGCGTACCGGTATTCCGGTTTTGCTGAACACGTCGTTCAATGTGCAGGAACCGATCGTCTGCAGTCCGGATGAAGCGGTGCAATGTTTTCTGCGTACCAGTGTGGAGTGGCTGGTGCTCGGGAACCTGCTGGTAGGCCGTCCGGCGGAACCCTCGCTGCGGAATCATGGCTGCTGAGGCTGGTGCGCCAATCGATACGGCCTCACCGCGCGGACTCGTGATCCTGCTCAATGGGCTCCTCCTCGCCTTCGTCGTCAATCTCGTCCTGCAGCCGTTGCTGGAGCCGGATCTGGGCTGGCACCTCCGCGCCGGCTTAGATTTGCTTGCCAACGGTTGGCGGGTCCCAGATACCGATCCCTATTCCCATACCATGCCGGATTGGCACTGGGTGGAACACGCCTGGTTGACCGATGGGCTGCTCGCCATGATCTATCAAGGTGTGGGCGCGTCCGGTGGACTCGGGCTGATTGTCTTCTTCGGCGTCGTGACGGGATTGGCTTGGTGGGTGGCATCCGGTGTGGCTCCCGTGCCTGCGACATACCGGCTGGCCGCCATGGTCGGCAGTCTCTGGGTCGCGCTTCCCTTTCTCGGCGCCCGCACGCAACTGCTCAGTCTTCTCGGAGTGGCATTCGTGTTGCGGATATGGAGGGGCATTCAGCAGGGCCGGGGACGATTAGTGTGGACGCTTCTTCCGTTGTTTTTGTGCTGGGCCAATTTGCATGGCGGATTCACTGCCGGTCTATTTCTGTTGACGGTGATGTTGGCCTTGTCGCTCGCCGTCACGGTCTGTGTGGAATGGCGGCTTTGCCGGATGACACCGGATGAGTCGGTATTGAGTTGGCGCGATCTCGGTCGCATCGGCATGGCGTTGGGATTGGCAGGAGCAATGACGCTCGTGAATCCCTATGGGTGGGGGCTGTATGTGGAGATTTATGATTCGTTAACCGATCGGTTCATGATTGAGACCTTGCGGGAATGGCAGCCCGTGTCCTTTGAGGGATGGGCTGGCCGTGCGTATGGTCTGTATCTTGCTGTCTTCTTGGGTCTCGTCGTGGGATGGTATCGACGGGTGGAACCGGTTCGGTGGGTGATGCTCCTTCTCGTGCTCGGGTTATCATTGCGACATTGGCGTAATGTGGCGCTGTTTTTGATTGTGAGCCTCCCGCTGATGGCAGAACTCCTGGCCGCGGTCGTGGCCTCCTGCCTGCGCTGGATGCCGATACTGAAGGCGCGGGCAACTTCCGTGTTGCTAGTGCTCATCGGTGCAACCGCGACGGCCTTGTATGGACAGGGGACCGAGCATCTCGACCATGTTTGGCAGTCCGGCCGCATGCCGGAGCGCTATTTTGAACAGACCGAGTATCCCATCGAAGCGGTGTGGTGGATCCGGAGCCATCGGCAGGAACTCGGCACGAGGTTGTACAATGACTACGGCTTCGGCGGCTTTCTCCTGTGGCAGCTTCCCGGAGAGAGAATCTTCATCGATGGCCGCATGCCGGCCTGGCGCATCAAAGACCGGCGGATTTTTCAGGATTATGTGGAGCTGAATCGTGAGGGTGCGCCCCAGCTGGCCCTGTTGGATCGGTACGGGGTGGATTGGGGGCTGATATCCCGTGGTAGCGCGCTGGCGAAGGCGTTGGACGGCCATCAGGCCTGGGAGACGCTCTATGCCGATGCCAAGGTGGTGATTGTGCGGCGGCGGTCATGAGCTCGGCTCGGGATGAACATCGGCCGAGGCCTGCCAGCTGGGACTATCGCGAGGGCTTGTGGGTCCGCCGCTAGGAATGTGACGGTTCAATCGCTGCCAGATCAGGCTCGACCGTAGTGAGTGTGGGGCGACAACGAGGCGCATAAAGGCCTTGGGCCTCACGCTTGCGGATCGCCAGCAGTTCCCGAAGCATGATGACGCCATCGCGCCAGGGACGAACTTTGGATCCTGGCTGGTCTGCCCAATTGATCGGTACTTCCGCAATGCGATAATTCCGCCGACCGGCAATGTGTAACAGCTCCAGATCGAACGCGTACCCATCGACACAGGACACCGAAAACAGGTCTTGGGCAATCGGTTGCCGGAACAGCTTGAATCCACATTGCGTATCGGCAAATCGCGGCTCACCGAGACGGCGCACCAGGTTGTTGAAGAGGCTGCCGAGGAGACTTCGATGCCATCGTGCCTGCACGGTAAACGCCGGGTCTTGAGACGCCAAGGCGCGTGAGCCGATGGCCAGATCTGCCCCGGCTGTGATCGCCGCCTCTAATCGCTCCAATTCCTCCATCGGCGTCGCCCCGTCCGCATCGGCAAACAGCTGCATGGTGC is part of the Nitrospira sp. genome and encodes:
- a CDS encoding glycosyltransferase family 2 protein, whose translation is MTPCSTQAPHLSIIIPAFNEARRLPLFLQQAIAYLDRHSRSYEMLVVDDGSTDGTAQAVEDTAQRCPNVRLIQLTCNMGKGAAVRRGMQAARGTMQLFADADGATPMEELERLEAAITAGADLAIGSRALASQDPAFTVQARWHRSLLGSLFNNLVRRLGEPRFADTQCGFKLFRQPIAQDLFSVSCVDGYAFDLELLHIAGRRNYRIAEVPINWADQPGSKVRPWRDGVIMLRELLAIRKREAQGLYAPRCRPTLTTVEPDLAAIEPSHS